A single region of the Triticum dicoccoides isolate Atlit2015 ecotype Zavitan chromosome 2B, WEW_v2.0, whole genome shotgun sequence genome encodes:
- the LOC119366646 gene encoding uncharacterized protein LOC119366646 isoform X3, with product MGVEEQHVQQPDGGRKPDAAAAKSPTPEHGQQKPSNPRVSTCSTDKDDGLALCRVCHCVEPDLRGESALGFLGIVPPSPDPSVNKDPSNDTTKTSTSKDAPTFLEFISPEGEIFKCATDIESGHLQRQDDVVNLGCSCKNELALAHYACALKWFISHGSTVCEICGNVATNVRPEDFNMVLASLKDYEALRERTSTRDLSYLHYRADAFVDPVALAAVRRQRLCEISSWFNPHNTHFVFSQRHNNEEVPVSPSNNSVDYSVTAARAAHARRKFGTSGAFVAIALGFVLLAWFVAPHVGKRAAAIILHMLLGGLCSLTIIISLRFWCVICTILVHLQVFPRIQFGSIRCWAILFVSWFLVFGVWASRTRTSRRAS from the exons ATGGGCGTCGAGGAGCAACATGTGCAGCAACCGGACGGCGGCCGAAAGCCTGATGCCGCCGCCGCCAAGTCACCGACTCCGGAACACGGCCAGCAAAAACCGAGCAACCCCCGTGTGTCGACCTGCAGCACCGACAAGGACGACGGCCTCGCTCTCTGCCGGGTGTGCCACTGCGTGGAGCCCGACCTCAGAGGCGAGTCCGCTCTCGGTTTCCTAGGCATCGTGCCGCCTTCTCCAGACCCTTCGGTCAACAAGGACCCAAGCAATGACACCACCAAAACCTCCACCAGCAAGGATGCTCCCACGTTTCTCGAGTTCATAAGCCCCGAGGGGGAGATATTCAAGTGCGCCACCGACATCGAATCCGGCCATTTGCAACGGCAAGACGACGTCGTGAACCTCGGATGCTCCTGCAAGAACGAGCTCGCGCTCGCGCACTACGCGTGCGCGCTCAAGTGGTTCATCAGCCACGGCTCCACCGTGTGCGAGATATGCGGGAACGTCGCCACAAACGTGAGGCCCGAGGATTTCAACATGGTGCTCGCCTCCTTGAAGGACTACGAAGCTCTGAGGGAAAGGACGTCCACCAGGGATCTCTCCTACTTGCACTACAGGGCGGACGCGTTCGTCGACCCGGTCGCCCTCGCGGCGGTACGGAGGCAGCGGCTCTGCGAGATATCGTCATGGTTCAACCCTCACAACACGCATTTCGTGTTTTCTCAGAGGCACAACAATGAAGAAGTGCCAGTTAGCCCAAGTAATAATTCTGTAGACTATAGTGTTACGGCTGCGAGGGCAGCACACGCGAGGCGGAAGTTCGGGACAAGTGGAGCTTTTGTTGCCATCGCCCTGGGTTTTGTGCTTCTTGCATGGTTTGTTGCTCCACATGTCGGCAAG AGAGCCGCTGCAATCATTCTTCACATGCTTCTGGGAGGCCTTTGCTCATTGACTATAATAATCTCACTAAGATTT TGGTGTGTaatttgcaccatcctggtacatttGCAGGTCTTCCCGAGGATCCAGTTTGGGTCGATCCGATGCTGGGCGATCCTGTTCGTGTCCTGGTTCCTTGTCTTTGGAGTGTGGGCCTCGAGAACCCGCACGAGCCGCCGCGCTTCATGA
- the LOC119366646 gene encoding uncharacterized protein LOC119366646 isoform X4, whose amino-acid sequence MGVEEQHVQQPDGGRKPDAAAAKSPTPEHGQQKPSNPRVSTCSTDKDDGLALCRVCHCVEPDLRGESALGFLGIVPPSPDPSVNKDPSNDTTKTSTSKDAPTFLEFISPEGEIFKCATDIESGHLQRQDDVVNLGCSCKNELALAHYACALKWFISHGSTVCEICGNVATNVRPEDFNMVLASLKDYEALRERTSTRDLSYLHYRADAFVDPVALAAVRRQRLCEISSWFNPHNTHFVFSQRHNNEEVPVSPSNNSVDYSVTAARAAHARRKFGTSGAFVAIALGFVLLAWFVAPHVGKRAAAIILHMLLGGLCSLTIIISLRFVFPRIQFGSIRCWAILFVSWFLVFGVWASRTRTSRRAS is encoded by the exons ATGGGCGTCGAGGAGCAACATGTGCAGCAACCGGACGGCGGCCGAAAGCCTGATGCCGCCGCCGCCAAGTCACCGACTCCGGAACACGGCCAGCAAAAACCGAGCAACCCCCGTGTGTCGACCTGCAGCACCGACAAGGACGACGGCCTCGCTCTCTGCCGGGTGTGCCACTGCGTGGAGCCCGACCTCAGAGGCGAGTCCGCTCTCGGTTTCCTAGGCATCGTGCCGCCTTCTCCAGACCCTTCGGTCAACAAGGACCCAAGCAATGACACCACCAAAACCTCCACCAGCAAGGATGCTCCCACGTTTCTCGAGTTCATAAGCCCCGAGGGGGAGATATTCAAGTGCGCCACCGACATCGAATCCGGCCATTTGCAACGGCAAGACGACGTCGTGAACCTCGGATGCTCCTGCAAGAACGAGCTCGCGCTCGCGCACTACGCGTGCGCGCTCAAGTGGTTCATCAGCCACGGCTCCACCGTGTGCGAGATATGCGGGAACGTCGCCACAAACGTGAGGCCCGAGGATTTCAACATGGTGCTCGCCTCCTTGAAGGACTACGAAGCTCTGAGGGAAAGGACGTCCACCAGGGATCTCTCCTACTTGCACTACAGGGCGGACGCGTTCGTCGACCCGGTCGCCCTCGCGGCGGTACGGAGGCAGCGGCTCTGCGAGATATCGTCATGGTTCAACCCTCACAACACGCATTTCGTGTTTTCTCAGAGGCACAACAATGAAGAAGTGCCAGTTAGCCCAAGTAATAATTCTGTAGACTATAGTGTTACGGCTGCGAGGGCAGCACACGCGAGGCGGAAGTTCGGGACAAGTGGAGCTTTTGTTGCCATCGCCCTGGGTTTTGTGCTTCTTGCATGGTTTGTTGCTCCACATGTCGGCAAG AGAGCCGCTGCAATCATTCTTCACATGCTTCTGGGAGGCCTTTGCTCATTGACTATAATAATCTCACTAAGATTT GTCTTCCCGAGGATCCAGTTTGGGTCGATCCGATGCTGGGCGATCCTGTTCGTGTCCTGGTTCCTTGTCTTTGGAGTGTGGGCCTCGAGAACCCGCACGAGCCGCCGCGCTTCATGA
- the LOC119366645 gene encoding uncharacterized protein LOC119366645 isoform X2, giving the protein MGVVEEEQPDVSGGKPDAAKPPPPESDERKPSNPRVSTCSTDKDDGLALCRVCHCVEPDLRGESALGFLGIVPPSPDPSILKTDKDPSNGATKTSISKNGSDVPKFVEFISPEGEIFKCATDIESGPLHPQDDIVTLGCSCKNELALAHYACALKWFISHGSTVCEICGSAATNVRPGDFNTVLASLKDYEALRERTSTGDLSYLHYRAEASVDPVALAAVRRQRLCEISSWFNPHNTHFVFSQSQRHSSNNEEVPVSPSNNSADYSVSAWGPSHGGSSVGSTGAFVAIALAFGILAWFVAPHVGKRAAAIILHMLLGGLCSLTIIISLRFVFPRIQFGSMRYWGILFVSWFLVFGVWASRTRSIRRAS; this is encoded by the exons ATGGGCGTAGTCGAGGAGGAGCAACCGGACGTCAGCGGCGGAAAGCCTGATGCCGCCAAGCCGCCGCCTCCGGAAAGCGATGAGCGAAAACCAAGCAACCCCCGCGTGTCGACCTGCAGCACGGACAAGGACGACGGCCTCGCTCTCTGCCGGGTGTGCCACTGCGTGGAGCCTGACCTCAGAGGCGAGTCCGCTCTCGGTTTCCTAGGCATCGTGCCGCCTTCCCCTGATCCATCCATCCTGAAGACTGACAAGGACCCAAGCAATGGCGCCACCAAGACTTCCATCAGCAAGAATGGCTCTGATGTTCCCAAGTTTGTTGAGTTCATAAGCCCCGAGGGGGAGATCTTCAAGTGCGCCACCGAcatcgaatccggccctttgcaccCGCAAGACGACATCGTGACCCTAGGGTGCTCCTGCAAGAACGAGCTCGCGCTCGCGCACTACGCGTGCGCGCTCAAGTGGTTCATCAGCCACGGGTCAACCGTGTGCGAGATATGCGGGAGCGCTGCCACCAACGTGCGGCCCGGGGATTTCAACACGGTGCTCGCGTCACTAAAGGACTACGAGGCCCTGAGGGAGAGGACGTCCACCGGGGACCTCTCCTACTTGCACTACCGGGCGGAGGCGTCCGTCGACCCGGTCGCCCTCGCGGCGGTACGGAGGCAGCGGCTCTGCGAGATATCCTCATGGTTCAACCCTCACAACACGCACTTCGTGTTCTCTCAGAGCCAGAGGCACAGCAGCAACAACGAAGAGGTGCCTGTTAGCCCGAGTAATAACTCTGCAGACTATAGTGTTTCGGCTTGGGGGCCATCACACGGGGGTTCAAGTGTCGGGAGTACCGGAGCTTTCGTCGCCATCGCCCTAGCTTTTGGTATTCTTGCATGGTTTGTTGCTCCACATGTTGGCAAG AGAGCGGCTGCGATCATTCTTCACATGCTTCTGGGAGGCCTATGCTCGTTGACTATAATAATCTCGCTGAGATTT GTCTTCCCGAGAATCCAGTTTGGGTCGATGCGGTACTGGGGGATCCTGTTCGTGTCCTGGTTCCTTGTGTTTGGAGTGTGGGCGTCGCGAACCCGCTCCATCCGCCGCGCTTCATGA
- the LOC119366646 gene encoding uncharacterized protein LOC119366646 isoform X1 produces MGVEEQHVQQPDGGRKPDAAAAKSPTPEHGQQKPSNPRVSTCSTDKDDGLALCRVCHCVEPDLRGESALGFLGIVPPSPDPSVNKDPSNDTTKTSTSKDAPTFLEFISPEGEIFKCATDIESGHLQRQDDVVNLGCSCKNELALAHYACALKWFISHGSTVCEICGNVATNVRPEDFNMVLASLKDYEALRERTSTRDLSYLHYRADAFVDPVALAAVRRQRLCEISSWFNPHNTHFVFSQRHNNEEVPVSPSNNSVDYSVTAARAAHARRKFGTSGAFVAIALGFVLLAWFVAPHVGKRAAAIILHMLLGGLCSLTIIISLRFVMVCNLHHPGTFAGLPEDPVWVDPMLGDPVRVLVPCLWSVGLENPHEPPRFMMTSSVPSVSCCEDLGPCRKSSVHDGVRYCYPCLYWPRAMPWTYYFFFSWSM; encoded by the exons ATGGGCGTCGAGGAGCAACATGTGCAGCAACCGGACGGCGGCCGAAAGCCTGATGCCGCCGCCGCCAAGTCACCGACTCCGGAACACGGCCAGCAAAAACCGAGCAACCCCCGTGTGTCGACCTGCAGCACCGACAAGGACGACGGCCTCGCTCTCTGCCGGGTGTGCCACTGCGTGGAGCCCGACCTCAGAGGCGAGTCCGCTCTCGGTTTCCTAGGCATCGTGCCGCCTTCTCCAGACCCTTCGGTCAACAAGGACCCAAGCAATGACACCACCAAAACCTCCACCAGCAAGGATGCTCCCACGTTTCTCGAGTTCATAAGCCCCGAGGGGGAGATATTCAAGTGCGCCACCGACATCGAATCCGGCCATTTGCAACGGCAAGACGACGTCGTGAACCTCGGATGCTCCTGCAAGAACGAGCTCGCGCTCGCGCACTACGCGTGCGCGCTCAAGTGGTTCATCAGCCACGGCTCCACCGTGTGCGAGATATGCGGGAACGTCGCCACAAACGTGAGGCCCGAGGATTTCAACATGGTGCTCGCCTCCTTGAAGGACTACGAAGCTCTGAGGGAAAGGACGTCCACCAGGGATCTCTCCTACTTGCACTACAGGGCGGACGCGTTCGTCGACCCGGTCGCCCTCGCGGCGGTACGGAGGCAGCGGCTCTGCGAGATATCGTCATGGTTCAACCCTCACAACACGCATTTCGTGTTTTCTCAGAGGCACAACAATGAAGAAGTGCCAGTTAGCCCAAGTAATAATTCTGTAGACTATAGTGTTACGGCTGCGAGGGCAGCACACGCGAGGCGGAAGTTCGGGACAAGTGGAGCTTTTGTTGCCATCGCCCTGGGTTTTGTGCTTCTTGCATGGTTTGTTGCTCCACATGTCGGCAAG AGAGCCGCTGCAATCATTCTTCACATGCTTCTGGGAGGCCTTTGCTCATTGACTATAATAATCTCACTAAGATTTGTTA TGGTGTGTaatttgcaccatcctggtacatttGCAGGTCTTCCCGAGGATCCAGTTTGGGTCGATCCGATGCTGGGCGATCCTGTTCGTGTCCTGGTTCCTTGTCTTTGGAGTGTGGGCCTCGAGAACCCGCACGAGCCGCCGCGCTTCATGATGACATCGAGTGTGCCCTCTGTCAGCTGTTGCGAGGATTTGGGACCGTGTCGCAAGAGTAGCGTCCACGACGGTGTTAGGTACTGTTACCCCTGTCTATATTGGCCGCGAGCTATGCCATGGACGTACTATTTTTTTTTTAGCTGGAGTATGTGA
- the LOC119366646 gene encoding uncharacterized protein LOC119366646 isoform X2: MGVEEQHVQQPDGGRKPDAAAAKSPTPEHGQQKPSNPRVSTCSTDKDDGLALCRVCHCVEPDLRGESALGFLGIVPPSPDPSVNKDPSNDTTKTSTSKDAPTFLEFISPEGEIFKCATDIESGHLQRQDDVVNLGCSCKNELALAHYACALKWFISHGSTVCEICGNVATNVRPEDFNMVLASLKDYEALRERTSTRDLSYLHYRADAFVDPVALAAVRRQRLCEISSWFNPHNTHFVFSQRHNNEEVPVSPSNNSVDYSVTAARAAHARRKFGTSGAFVAIALGFVLLAWFVAPHVGKRAAAIILHMLLGGLCSLTIIISLRFVSLPEDPVWVDPMLGDPVRVLVPCLWSVGLENPHEPPRFMMTSSVPSVSCCEDLGPCRKSSVHDGVRYCYPCLYWPRAMPWTYYFFFSWSM; this comes from the exons ATGGGCGTCGAGGAGCAACATGTGCAGCAACCGGACGGCGGCCGAAAGCCTGATGCCGCCGCCGCCAAGTCACCGACTCCGGAACACGGCCAGCAAAAACCGAGCAACCCCCGTGTGTCGACCTGCAGCACCGACAAGGACGACGGCCTCGCTCTCTGCCGGGTGTGCCACTGCGTGGAGCCCGACCTCAGAGGCGAGTCCGCTCTCGGTTTCCTAGGCATCGTGCCGCCTTCTCCAGACCCTTCGGTCAACAAGGACCCAAGCAATGACACCACCAAAACCTCCACCAGCAAGGATGCTCCCACGTTTCTCGAGTTCATAAGCCCCGAGGGGGAGATATTCAAGTGCGCCACCGACATCGAATCCGGCCATTTGCAACGGCAAGACGACGTCGTGAACCTCGGATGCTCCTGCAAGAACGAGCTCGCGCTCGCGCACTACGCGTGCGCGCTCAAGTGGTTCATCAGCCACGGCTCCACCGTGTGCGAGATATGCGGGAACGTCGCCACAAACGTGAGGCCCGAGGATTTCAACATGGTGCTCGCCTCCTTGAAGGACTACGAAGCTCTGAGGGAAAGGACGTCCACCAGGGATCTCTCCTACTTGCACTACAGGGCGGACGCGTTCGTCGACCCGGTCGCCCTCGCGGCGGTACGGAGGCAGCGGCTCTGCGAGATATCGTCATGGTTCAACCCTCACAACACGCATTTCGTGTTTTCTCAGAGGCACAACAATGAAGAAGTGCCAGTTAGCCCAAGTAATAATTCTGTAGACTATAGTGTTACGGCTGCGAGGGCAGCACACGCGAGGCGGAAGTTCGGGACAAGTGGAGCTTTTGTTGCCATCGCCCTGGGTTTTGTGCTTCTTGCATGGTTTGTTGCTCCACATGTCGGCAAG AGAGCCGCTGCAATCATTCTTCACATGCTTCTGGGAGGCCTTTGCTCATTGACTATAATAATCTCACTAAGATTTGTTA GTCTTCCCGAGGATCCAGTTTGGGTCGATCCGATGCTGGGCGATCCTGTTCGTGTCCTGGTTCCTTGTCTTTGGAGTGTGGGCCTCGAGAACCCGCACGAGCCGCCGCGCTTCATGATGACATCGAGTGTGCCCTCTGTCAGCTGTTGCGAGGATTTGGGACCGTGTCGCAAGAGTAGCGTCCACGACGGTGTTAGGTACTGTTACCCCTGTCTATATTGGCCGCGAGCTATGCCATGGACGTACTATTTTTTTTTTAGCTGGAGTATGTGA
- the LOC119361597 gene encoding NAC domain-containing protein 92-like, which translates to MGDVPPVMAAAAELHHSPLPGFRFYPTDQELVVCFLTRKVLGLPMDLDIIPVVDYCRFEPHQLPDKSFSPSTDDPGAKLVWYFFAPRSRKYPTGFRMERATPNGFWKSTGKDRPVMHNGAIVGMKKTLVFHAGRAPRGMHTDWIMHEYRLHGHHIQETYALCRVFNKNTMIPSTDVSSGADADEDPMHFVPDGVDMNPDLMEYVFDGANSDTYLNFTLEGIKTDNGPTVNNNLMHFLLDGVNTDKDPIQIESMSDDAVAGNGGVQLLNGGGDKGKGGEQLVAGGDIRKKGGTDYVVGGAYISRAAMQPLTVDMKKDDAGKDKSWMEFLRGDVYWNKFIPDDGWNSSATS; encoded by the exons ATGGGCGACGTTCCACcggtgatggcggcggcggcggagctccaccATTCTCCCCTGCCCGGCTTCCGGTTCTACCCGACGGACCAAGAGCTCGTCGTCTGCTTCCTCACCCGCAAGGTCCTCGGCCTCCCCATGGACCTCGACATCATCCCCGTGGTGGACTACTGTAGGTTCGAGCCCCACCAACTACCAG ACAAGTCCTTCTCGCCCAGCACAGACGACCCCGGGGCCAAACTGGTGTGGTACTTTTTCGCGCCAAGGAGCCGAAAGTACCCAACCGGGTTTCGCATGGAGCGGGCAACACCGAACGGGTTCTGGAAGTCCACGGGGAAAGACCGCCCCGTCATGCACAACGGCGCCAtcgttggcatgaagaagacgctcGTGTTCCACGCTGGCCGTGCGCCTAGGGGCATGCACACCGACTGGATCATGCACGAGTACCGCCTCCACGGCCACCACATCCAG GAAACATACGCCTTGTGTCGGGTCTTCAACAAGAACACGATGATCCCTTCGACGGATGTGTCCAGTGGTGCTGATGCGGATGAGGATCCAATGCACTTTGTGCCCGACGGCGTCGACATGAACCCTGATCTGATGGAGTACGTGTTTGATGGCGCCAACTCGGACACGTACTTGAACTTCACGCTTGAAGGCATCAAGACGGACAACGGTCCAACTGTGaacaataatctgatgcatttcttGCTCGACGGGGTCAACACAGACAAGGATCCCATACAAATTGAGTCCATGTCCGATGATGCTGTCGCGGGCAATGGAGGGGTGCAACTCCTCAATGGTGGTGGCGACAAGGGCAAGGGAGGGGAGCAGCTTGTGGCTGGTGGTGACATCAGAAAAAAGGGAGGGACGGACTACGTGGTTGGCGGCGCCTACATTAGTAGGGCAGCGATGCAGCCCTTGACTGTTGACATGAAAAAAGATGATGCGGGCAAGGACAAATCCTGGATGGAGTTCCTCCGCGGGGATGTCTACTGGAATAAGTTCATTCCCGATGACGGCTGGAACTCCAGCGCCACCTCGTAA
- the LOC119366645 gene encoding uncharacterized protein LOC119366645 isoform X1 produces the protein MGVVEEEQPDVSGGKPDAAKPPPPESDERKPSNPRVSTCSTDKDDGLALCRVCHCVEPDLRGESALGFLGIVPPSPDPSILKTDKDPSNGATKTSISKNGSDVPKFVEFISPEGEIFKCATDIESGPLHPQDDIVTLGCSCKNELALAHYACALKWFISHGSTVCEICGSAATNVRPGDFNTVLASLKDYEALRERTSTGDLSYLHYRAEASVDPVALAAVRRQRLCEISSWFNPHNTHFVFSQSQRHSSNNEEVPVSPSNNSADYSVSAWGPSHGGSSVGSTGAFVAIALAFGILAWFVAPHVGKRAAAIILHMLLGGLCSLTIIISLRFVSKLGCLTYMVFPRIQFGSMRYWGILFVSWFLVFGVWASRTRSIRRAS, from the exons ATGGGCGTAGTCGAGGAGGAGCAACCGGACGTCAGCGGCGGAAAGCCTGATGCCGCCAAGCCGCCGCCTCCGGAAAGCGATGAGCGAAAACCAAGCAACCCCCGCGTGTCGACCTGCAGCACGGACAAGGACGACGGCCTCGCTCTCTGCCGGGTGTGCCACTGCGTGGAGCCTGACCTCAGAGGCGAGTCCGCTCTCGGTTTCCTAGGCATCGTGCCGCCTTCCCCTGATCCATCCATCCTGAAGACTGACAAGGACCCAAGCAATGGCGCCACCAAGACTTCCATCAGCAAGAATGGCTCTGATGTTCCCAAGTTTGTTGAGTTCATAAGCCCCGAGGGGGAGATCTTCAAGTGCGCCACCGAcatcgaatccggccctttgcaccCGCAAGACGACATCGTGACCCTAGGGTGCTCCTGCAAGAACGAGCTCGCGCTCGCGCACTACGCGTGCGCGCTCAAGTGGTTCATCAGCCACGGGTCAACCGTGTGCGAGATATGCGGGAGCGCTGCCACCAACGTGCGGCCCGGGGATTTCAACACGGTGCTCGCGTCACTAAAGGACTACGAGGCCCTGAGGGAGAGGACGTCCACCGGGGACCTCTCCTACTTGCACTACCGGGCGGAGGCGTCCGTCGACCCGGTCGCCCTCGCGGCGGTACGGAGGCAGCGGCTCTGCGAGATATCCTCATGGTTCAACCCTCACAACACGCACTTCGTGTTCTCTCAGAGCCAGAGGCACAGCAGCAACAACGAAGAGGTGCCTGTTAGCCCGAGTAATAACTCTGCAGACTATAGTGTTTCGGCTTGGGGGCCATCACACGGGGGTTCAAGTGTCGGGAGTACCGGAGCTTTCGTCGCCATCGCCCTAGCTTTTGGTATTCTTGCATGGTTTGTTGCTCCACATGTTGGCAAG AGAGCGGCTGCGATCATTCTTCACATGCTTCTGGGAGGCCTATGCTCGTTGACTATAATAATCTCGCTGAGATTTGTAAGTAAACTAGGATGCTTAACATATATG GTCTTCCCGAGAATCCAGTTTGGGTCGATGCGGTACTGGGGGATCCTGTTCGTGTCCTGGTTCCTTGTGTTTGGAGTGTGGGCGTCGCGAACCCGCTCCATCCGCCGCGCTTCATGA